A DNA window from Pungitius pungitius chromosome 1, fPunPun2.1, whole genome shotgun sequence contains the following coding sequences:
- the LOC119223452 gene encoding mucin-2-like, protein MSHGFLLLVAALCLPHARTMTSTEVPTINSTNAWSTKGLEVGELSNPQPFTETTKERDKQTTPRMESNTLSSTAVLTTSSSNSKKERVGASTMPNETIVKGITSGPMLEINDTSTKGSLSQSTAAAYETSSVSSVTPVTGLNEPSSVAPTMGPNNKPGGINSSAETVTVAQVYGDSTLQTSTTSQSSKALTISDFIAPLLNSTAMDTTASGNTPSSSVHETPTSVTENGKILNTPTAIVTSSEATPEATKVTHCIIPTSIPQLMQTDPTLSSTQRTESGLTEMVTPQMSTVESTYVSPTADGIGSITTTLEKALAPATGNTINAIEQKEIQTPIVITQTVETVSTAPSKEPTKLKIGSITQTHPSSLTQRGSVTTRTQTTQPMTTTFTTQTRSTIAPTESMTPTIESSTTPAQVKVEPTQSQTSARAATSVPTNSVTSQTSASLTTELHTDAKQTADGGVPTESITPTIESSTTPTQSTAPPTQSITLTQSESTTKQTTSNMPTTTYPTQSITPTKSESTQTSASATIKTRLPTSAKQTNPSMAIHSTSGPDGSLPTSTENTPLMTETFTSKTVSTSAQTQSTPPAMESSTTTTTTNSTGSIVSSPQETTQTTVISRQTASSAVAAPFATTTSESSQTSKSVTTEPQTAAAQPAESTSLPRTLTHSGSVTTRTQTTQPMTTTFTTQTRSTIARTESMTPTIESSTTQVKVEPTQSETSAGAATSVPTNSVTSQTSASLTTELHTGAKQTADGGVATESMTPTIESSLTPTQSTAISVSSVKRPTQTPVETVQTTSLEKAAASATTKSESSPTSATTEQLAAAKQTEEPTAIFNPSTLSGSVSSTTQSTPTMESAFTTQTRGSAETVSTLTSTKCIPLLMKKSTKPAQVTGESTQSETSAGAATSVPTNSVTSQTSASLTTELHTGTKQTADGGVPTESMTPTIESSLTPTQSTAPPTQSITLTQSESTTKQTTSNMPTTTYPTQSIPPTKSESTQTSASATITTQLPTSAKQTNPSMAIHSTSGPSGSLPTSTGNTPLMTETFTSKTVSTSAQTQSTPPAMESSTTTTNSTGSIVSSPQETTQTTVISRQTASSAVVAPFATTTSESSQTSKSVTTEPQTAAAQPAESTSLPSTLTHSGSVTTRTQTTQPMTTTFTTQTRSTIAPTESMTPTNESSTTPVKVEPTQSETSAGAATSVPTNSVTSQTSASLTTELHTGAKQTADGGVATESLTPTIESSLTPTQSTAISVSSAKRPTQTPVETVQTTSLEKAAASATTKSESSPTSATTEQLAAAKQTEEPTAIFNPSTLSGSVTTITQNIPTFTTVFTKQTLATTKSTQPTPPTMDPATTTTQNTPRQSTVATKQSATSTGAAPSATTKRQTQTAATAAAAALTTLQPTDAQQTAESRANKTSNSLNASRQQVDPNSVPSSGGNIVFFKYSPQTAAVRPLDFDYPSVIWTTFQVTASEDNRSDQINTSQIPTFLPEV, encoded by the exons ATGAGCCATGGATTCCTACTATTAGTGGCAG CCTTATGCCTGCCTCACGCGCGAACCATGACCTCCACCGAGGTTCCTACAATTAACTCCACAAACGCTTGGAGCACTAAAGGACTTGAGGTCGGTGAACTTTCAAACCCTCAGCCATTCACAGAGACAACCAAAGAACGGGACAAACAAACAACTCCACGCATGGAGTCAAACACGTTGAGTTCAACTGCTGTTCTAACAACATCTAGCTCCAACAGTAAAAAGGAAAGAGTAGGAGCTTCAACAATGCCAAATGAAACTATAGTCAAAGGAATTACATCAGGGCCGATGTTGGAAATAAATGACACATCGACAAAGGGAAGCTTAAGTCAAAGTACAGCCGCCGCCTACGAGACAAGTAGTGTTTCTTCTGTCACACCAGTGACTGGTCTCAATGAACCATCATCTGTTGCTCCCACAATGGGGCCTAATAATAAGCCTGGAGGGATCAACTCCTCGGCAGAAACAGTGACTGTAGCACAGGTTTATGGTGATTCTACTCTTCAAACCTCGACTACGTCTCAGTCCAGCAAAGCGCTGACGATATCCGACTTTATCGCGCCTTTACTGAATTCAACAGCGATGGATACAACAGCATCCGGCAATACCCCGTCCTCATCGGTGCACGAAACTCCCACATCTGTGACTGAAAATGGCAAAATTCTTAACACACCTACAGCCATTGTGACATCTTCTGAAGCCACACCTGAAGCCACAAAGGTTACACATTGCATCATTCCAACCAGCATTCCGCAGTTGATGCAAACCGACCCTACGTTATCGTCAACGCAAAGGACGGAATCTGGTTTGACAGAAATGGTTACACCGCAAATGTCAACCGTGGAATCGACATACGTATCACCAACAGCTGATGGTATAGGATCAATAACCACAACTCTGGAAAAAGCATTAGCCCCAGCAACAGGAAATACTATAAACGCAATAGAACAAAAGGAAATACAAACACCAATTGTGATAACACAAACTGTAGAAACCGTGTCCACAGCCCCTTCAAAAGAACCTACTAAGCTCAAAATAGGatcaataacacaaacacatcccaGTTCTTTAACACAAAGGGGATCAGTGACTACAAGAACACAAACTACACAACCTATGACAACAACATTCACAACACAAACTAGGTCTACAATCGCACCGACAGAATCTATGACGCCCACAATAGAATCATCAACAACACCAGCACAAGTTAAAGTTGAACCTACACAATCACAAACGTCAGCAAGAGCTGCAACCTCTGTACCAACCAACTCAGTGACCTCACAAACATCTGCATCATTAACAACAGAGCTACACACAGATGCAAAACAAACTGCAGATGGAGGGGTACCAACAGAATCTATAACGCCCACAATAGAATCATCAACAACTCCAACACAAAGTACAGCCCCACCAACTCAGAGCATCACATTAACGCAGAGTGAATCAACCACAAAGCAAACTACATCAAATATGCCAACAACAACCTATCCAACACAATCTATTACGCCAACCAAATCAGAGAGTACACAAACATCAGCATCAGCAACAATAAAGACACGGCTACCGACATCTGCAAAACAAACTAACCCCTCAATGGCAATTCACAGCACATCTGGTCCAGATGGATCATTACCCACATCCACAGAAAATACACCACTTATGACAGAAACATTCACATCGAAAACTGTGTCCACATCAGCACAAACCCAATCTACTCCTCCCGCAATGGAATcatccacaacaacaacaacaacaaatagtaCAGGATCTATTGTTTCATCACCTcaagaaacaacacaaactacAGTTATATCCAGACAAACAGCCTCTTCAGCTGTTGCTGCACCATTTGCAACAACCACATCAGAGAGTTCACAAACATCAAAATCAGTCACAACAGAACCACAAACAGCTGCGGCACAACCTGCTGAATCCACATCACTCCCAAGAACTTTAACACATAGTGGATCAGTGACTACAAGAACACAAACTACACAACCTATGACAACAACATTCACAACACAAACTAGGTCTACAATCGCACGGACAGAATCTATGACGCCCACAATAGAATCATCAACAACACAAGTTAAAGTTGAACCTACACAATCAGAAACGTCAGCAGGAGCTGCAACCTCTGTACCAACCAACTCAGTGACCTCACAAACATCTGCATCATTAACAACAGAGCTACACACAGGTGCAAAACAAACTGCAGATGGAGGGGTAGCAACAGAATCTATGACGCCCACAATAGAATCATCACTAACTCCAACACAAAGTACGGCTATTTCTGTTTCATCAGTAAAAAGACCAACACAAACTCCAGTAGAAACAGTACAAACAACATCTTTAGAAAAAGCTGCAGCATCAGCAACAACCAAATCAGAGTCTTCTCCAACATCAGCAACAACGGAGCAACTCGCAGCAGCGAAACAAACTGAGGAACCGACTGCAATATTCAACCCGTCTACACTCAGTGGATCAGTGAGCTCAACCACTCAAAGTACACCGACTATGGAGTCAGCATTCACAACACAAACCAGAGGATCTGCGGAGACAGTGTCCACCCTTACATCAACAAAATGTATTCCCCTCTTAATGAAAAAATCAACAAAACCAGCACAAGTTACGGGTGAATCTACACAATCAGAAACGTCAGCAGGAGCTGCAACCTCTGTACCAACCAACTCAGTGACTTCACAAACATCTGCATCATTAACAACAGAGCTACACACAGGTACCAAACAAACTGCAGATGGAGGGGTACCAACAGAATCTATGACGCCCACAATAGAATCATCACTAACTCCAACACAAAGTACAGCCCCACCAACTCAGAGCATCACATTAACGCAGAGTGAATCAACCACAAAGCAAACTACATCAAATATGCCAACAACAACCTATCCAACGCAATCTATTCCGCCAACCAAATCAGAGAGTACACAAACATCAGCATcagcaacaataacaacacagcTACCGACATCTGCAAAACAAACTAACCCCTCAATGGCAATTCACAGCACATCTGGTCCTAGTGGATCATTACCCACATCCACAGGAAATACACCACTTATGACAGAAACATTCACATCGAAAACTGTGTCCACATCAGCACAAACCCAATCTACTCCTCCCGCAATGGAATcatccacaacaacaacaaatagtaCAGGATCTATTGTTTCATCACCTcaagaaacaacacaaactacAGTTATATCCAGACAAACAGCCTCTTCAGCTGTTGTTGCACCATTTGCAACAACCACATCAGAGAGTTCACAAACATCAAAATCAGTCACAACAGAACCACAAACAGCTGCAGCACAACCTGCTGAATCCACATCACTCCCAAGCACTTTAACACATAGTGGATCAGTGACTACAAGAACACAAACTACACAACCTATGACAACAACATTCACAACACAAACTAGGTCTACAATCGCACCGACAGAATCTATGACGCCCACAAACGAATCATCAACAACACCAGTTAAAGTTGAACCTACACAATCAGAAACGTCAGCAGGAGCTGCAACCTCTGTACCAACCAACTCAGTGACCTCACAAACATCTGCATCATTAACAACAGAGCTACACACAGGTGCAAAACAAACTGCAGATGGAGGGGTAGCAACAGAATCTTTAACGCCCACAATAGAATCATCACTAACTCCAACACAAAGTACAGCTATTTCTGTTTCATCAGCAAAAAGACCAACACAAACTCCAGTAGAAACAGTACAAACAACATCTTTAGAAAAAGCTGCAGCATCAGCAACAACCAAATCAGAGTCTTCTCCAACATCAGCAACAACGGAGCAACTCGCAGCAGCGAAACAAACTGAGGAACCGACTGCAATATTCAACCCGTCTACACTCAGTGGATCAGTGACtacaataacacaaaatataCCCACGTTTACAACAGTATTCACAAAACAAACTTTGGCCACAACCAAATCAACACAACCGACTCCACCCACAATGGATCCAGCAACGACAACTACACAAAACACACCACGACAGAGTACGGTTGCAACCAAACAATCGGCAACTTCAACAGGAGCTGCACCATCTGCGACAACCAAAAggcaaacacaaacagcagcaacagcagcagcagcagcattaacAACACTGCAGCCCACGGATGCACAACAAACCGCTGAGTCGAGGGCAAACAAAACGTCCAATTCCCTGAATGCATCACGACAGCAAGTTGATCCTAACTCTGTTCCCTCATCCGGAGGAAATATAGTATTTTTCAAATATAGCCCCCAAACTGCTGCTGTCAGGCCCCTTGACTTTGATTACCCATCCGTCATCTGGACCACATTCCAAGTTACAGCGTCTGAAGACAACAGATCAGATCAGATCAACACAAGTCAG ATTCCCACATTTCTCCCAGAAGTGTGA
- the LOC119223345 gene encoding E3 ubiquitin-protein ligase ZFP91-like isoform X1, producing MSSMNSEEDDVSGVRPGIETTGESTEAAKPSPQPSEPSSRRRGSKRLAKTTATSLGSSGSVPTFRVLRARGAAAGRSAGIHSQNAASTPTPDVKSTHRGRGRPAGSRSKNTRPAGKRSTSRNASKHTPASKLPKAKENKGRPSTQASRTTPTTACKPEEEMDAAEETPSLIGLNDSVAALDEDPPFTDDPYERIYKPETKTERSRRNTILNQKEVKKEDSEKEEEDDDIKKEESTEVVVQSGDGVRSNPEPPRKRGRQQKDGKLPRLPKQRKKPPVQYVRCEIEGCGTVLAHPRYLQHHIKYQHLLKKKYVCDHPSCGRLFRLQKQLLRHAKHHTDQRDYICEYCARAFKSSHNLAVHRMIHTGEKPIQCEICGFTCRQKASLNWHMKKHDAESSYQFSCSICSKKFEKKDSVVAHKAKSHPEVLIAEALAANGGSVICSPSVTPETARGPAPPTQETAPEPSQNPDAVPVLTQSYQPNVGQENPLQRAGEPLAPQTPIDVPLGQFLHAVQAAHPQQPPAALLHLTTAAAPSNFPSVSHPELIQLSALRAGDAASAAGAEPQSTLLTLSPVTTLASTASLASQQALQWGRETDGSEPLPGEGELWDRVVVGGAHQDVGEMMWQGHEERRKEDEGIVWEREGGRQILLQCAEVNADSLI from the exons ATGAGCAGCATGAACTCGGAGGAAGACGACGTGTCTGGTGTTCGTCCCGGGATCGAGACAACCGGGGAGTCGACGGAGGCCGCAAAGCCATCCCCGCAGCCGAGTGAACCGTCCAGCCGGAGACGAGGAAGTAAAAGGCTCGCGAAAACCACAGCGACCTCGCTGGGCTCCAGCGGCTCTGTGCCGACATTTCGAGTTTTGCGAGCCAGGGGAGCTGCAGCTGGCAGGAGCGCAGGTATTCATTCCCAGAATGCCGCTAGCACGCCAACGCCTGACGTTAAGAGTACGCACCGCGGGCGTGGGAGACCTGCTGGATCACGCTCAAAAAACACACG ACCTGCGGGAAAGAGATCCACGTCCAGAAATG catccaaacacactcctgCTTCCAAGCTCCCTAAAGCTAAGGAAAACAAAGGAAGACCCTCTACCCAAGCCTCTCGTACCACGCCGACAACAGCTTGCAAACCTGAAGAAGAGATGGACGCCG CAGAGGAAACCCCTTCTTTGATAGGACTAAATGACAG CGTTGCAGCTCTTGATGAGGATCCCCCATTCACAGATGACCCATATGAGCGCATCTATAAACCTGAGACAAAGAC GGAAAGATCCAGGCGGAATACGATCTTAAATCAAAAGGAAGTCAAGAAAGAGGACTccgaaaaggaggaggaagacgatgaCATTAAAAAGGAAGAATCAACCGAGGTTGTTGTGCAAAGTGGAGATGGAGTGCGTAGTAACCCAGAGCCACCCAGGAA GAGAGGTAGACAACAAAAAGATGGCAAACTCCCTCGACTGCCAAAACAAAG AAAAAAGCCCCCAGTGCAGTACGTACGCTGTGAAATTGAGGGCTGTGGTACTGTCTTGGCCCACCCACGTTACCTACAG CACCATATCAAATACCAGCACTTGCTTAAAAAGAAGTATGTGTGTGATCACCCCTCGTGTGGCCGATTGTTTCGTCTGCAGAAGCAACTGTTGCGCCATGCAAAACATCATACAG ATCAAAGGGACTACATCTGTGAGTATTGTGCTCGTGCCTTCAAGAGCTCCCATAACCTGGCTGTGCACAGGATGATTCACACGGGAGAAAAACCAATCCA GTGTGAGATATGTGGCTTCACCTGTCGCCAGAAGGCCTCCCTAAACTGGCACATGAAGAAGCACGATGCAGAATCCTCCTACCAGTTCTCTTGCTCCATTTGTAGCAAAAAGTTTGAGAAAAAGGACTCCGTGGTCGCACACAAGGCCAAGAGCCACCCCGAGGTGCTCATAGCTGAAGCCTTGGCAGCAAATGGGGGCTCAGTAATATGCAGCCCCAGCGTGACCCCCGAGACTGCCCGGGGGCCCGCCCCCCCGACCCAAGAGACTGCCCCGGAGCCGAGCCAGAACCCCGACGCGGTCCCAGTCCTCACCCAGTCCTACCAGCCCAATGTCGGCCAGGAGAACCCGCTGCAGCGGGCGGGGGAGCCGCTCGCCCCACAGACTCCGATAGACGTACCCCTGGGCCAGTTTCTCCATGCGGTGCAGGCGGCACATCCGCAGCAACCCCCCGCCGCCTTGCTGCACCTCACGACGGCCGCTGCTCCTAGCAACTTCCCCAGCGTTAGCCACCCCGAGCTCATCCAGCTCTCCGCCCTCCGCGCCGGCGACGCGGCGTCCGCGGCCGGCGCGGAGCCTCAGAGCACCTTACTCACGCTGAGCCCCGTCACCACACTGGCCTCCACGGCGTCCCTGGCTTCCCAGCAGGCTTTGCAGTGGGGCAGGGAGACGGACGGGAGTGAGCCGTTACCCGGAGAGGGCGAGCTGTGGGacagggtggtggtgggtggcgCTCATCAGGATGTCGGGGAAATGATGTGGCAGGGTCacgaggaaaggaggaaggaagatGAGGGGATTGTgtgggagagggaaggagggaggcagaTTCTTTTACAGTGTGCTGAGGTTAATGCAGACAGTTTGatctag
- the LOC119223345 gene encoding E3 ubiquitin-protein ligase ZFP91-like isoform X2: MSSMNSEEDDVSGVRPGIETTGESTEAAKPSPQPSEPSSRRRGSKRLAKTTATSLGSSGSVPTFRVLRARGAAAGRSAGIHSQNAASTPTPDVKSTHRGRGRPAGSRSKNTRPAGKRSTSRNASKHTPASKLPKAKENKGRPSTQASRTTPTTACKPEEEMDAEETPSLIGLNDSVAALDEDPPFTDDPYERIYKPETKTERSRRNTILNQKEVKKEDSEKEEEDDDIKKEESTEVVVQSGDGVRSNPEPPRKRGRQQKDGKLPRLPKQRKKPPVQYVRCEIEGCGTVLAHPRYLQHHIKYQHLLKKKYVCDHPSCGRLFRLQKQLLRHAKHHTDQRDYICEYCARAFKSSHNLAVHRMIHTGEKPIQCEICGFTCRQKASLNWHMKKHDAESSYQFSCSICSKKFEKKDSVVAHKAKSHPEVLIAEALAANGGSVICSPSVTPETARGPAPPTQETAPEPSQNPDAVPVLTQSYQPNVGQENPLQRAGEPLAPQTPIDVPLGQFLHAVQAAHPQQPPAALLHLTTAAAPSNFPSVSHPELIQLSALRAGDAASAAGAEPQSTLLTLSPVTTLASTASLASQQALQWGRETDGSEPLPGEGELWDRVVVGGAHQDVGEMMWQGHEERRKEDEGIVWEREGGRQILLQCAEVNADSLI, from the exons ATGAGCAGCATGAACTCGGAGGAAGACGACGTGTCTGGTGTTCGTCCCGGGATCGAGACAACCGGGGAGTCGACGGAGGCCGCAAAGCCATCCCCGCAGCCGAGTGAACCGTCCAGCCGGAGACGAGGAAGTAAAAGGCTCGCGAAAACCACAGCGACCTCGCTGGGCTCCAGCGGCTCTGTGCCGACATTTCGAGTTTTGCGAGCCAGGGGAGCTGCAGCTGGCAGGAGCGCAGGTATTCATTCCCAGAATGCCGCTAGCACGCCAACGCCTGACGTTAAGAGTACGCACCGCGGGCGTGGGAGACCTGCTGGATCACGCTCAAAAAACACACG ACCTGCGGGAAAGAGATCCACGTCCAGAAATG catccaaacacactcctgCTTCCAAGCTCCCTAAAGCTAAGGAAAACAAAGGAAGACCCTCTACCCAAGCCTCTCGTACCACGCCGACAACAGCTTGCAAACCTGAAGAAGAGATGGACGCCG AGGAAACCCCTTCTTTGATAGGACTAAATGACAG CGTTGCAGCTCTTGATGAGGATCCCCCATTCACAGATGACCCATATGAGCGCATCTATAAACCTGAGACAAAGAC GGAAAGATCCAGGCGGAATACGATCTTAAATCAAAAGGAAGTCAAGAAAGAGGACTccgaaaaggaggaggaagacgatgaCATTAAAAAGGAAGAATCAACCGAGGTTGTTGTGCAAAGTGGAGATGGAGTGCGTAGTAACCCAGAGCCACCCAGGAA GAGAGGTAGACAACAAAAAGATGGCAAACTCCCTCGACTGCCAAAACAAAG AAAAAAGCCCCCAGTGCAGTACGTACGCTGTGAAATTGAGGGCTGTGGTACTGTCTTGGCCCACCCACGTTACCTACAG CACCATATCAAATACCAGCACTTGCTTAAAAAGAAGTATGTGTGTGATCACCCCTCGTGTGGCCGATTGTTTCGTCTGCAGAAGCAACTGTTGCGCCATGCAAAACATCATACAG ATCAAAGGGACTACATCTGTGAGTATTGTGCTCGTGCCTTCAAGAGCTCCCATAACCTGGCTGTGCACAGGATGATTCACACGGGAGAAAAACCAATCCA GTGTGAGATATGTGGCTTCACCTGTCGCCAGAAGGCCTCCCTAAACTGGCACATGAAGAAGCACGATGCAGAATCCTCCTACCAGTTCTCTTGCTCCATTTGTAGCAAAAAGTTTGAGAAAAAGGACTCCGTGGTCGCACACAAGGCCAAGAGCCACCCCGAGGTGCTCATAGCTGAAGCCTTGGCAGCAAATGGGGGCTCAGTAATATGCAGCCCCAGCGTGACCCCCGAGACTGCCCGGGGGCCCGCCCCCCCGACCCAAGAGACTGCCCCGGAGCCGAGCCAGAACCCCGACGCGGTCCCAGTCCTCACCCAGTCCTACCAGCCCAATGTCGGCCAGGAGAACCCGCTGCAGCGGGCGGGGGAGCCGCTCGCCCCACAGACTCCGATAGACGTACCCCTGGGCCAGTTTCTCCATGCGGTGCAGGCGGCACATCCGCAGCAACCCCCCGCCGCCTTGCTGCACCTCACGACGGCCGCTGCTCCTAGCAACTTCCCCAGCGTTAGCCACCCCGAGCTCATCCAGCTCTCCGCCCTCCGCGCCGGCGACGCGGCGTCCGCGGCCGGCGCGGAGCCTCAGAGCACCTTACTCACGCTGAGCCCCGTCACCACACTGGCCTCCACGGCGTCCCTGGCTTCCCAGCAGGCTTTGCAGTGGGGCAGGGAGACGGACGGGAGTGAGCCGTTACCCGGAGAGGGCGAGCTGTGGGacagggtggtggtgggtggcgCTCATCAGGATGTCGGGGAAATGATGTGGCAGGGTCacgaggaaaggaggaaggaagatGAGGGGATTGTgtgggagagggaaggagggaggcagaTTCTTTTACAGTGTGCTGAGGTTAATGCAGACAGTTTGatctag